A region of Allocoleopsis franciscana PCC 7113 DNA encodes the following proteins:
- a CDS encoding DUF4079 domain-containing protein — protein MNLPSFIWLWKIAAWSMGFSLLAYFLLSMTGFVLFRKRQSHHLQPRWLRPLHYIVGWLMVSLVLLLLFIGIVGTFGHFGSLGHSGHLIAGLSVVFLVFLSACSSTLIRPERDWARAIHVGTNIALLVGFTWVSWTGWEVVQKYLP, from the coding sequence GTGAATCTCCCTTCCTTTATTTGGCTCTGGAAGATAGCCGCTTGGTCAATGGGCTTCTCCCTCTTGGCGTATTTTCTGCTTAGTATGACCGGGTTTGTCCTCTTCAGGAAACGCCAATCTCATCATCTACAACCCCGTTGGTTAAGACCTTTACACTACATCGTGGGTTGGCTCATGGTTAGTTTAGTCTTACTGCTGCTGTTCATTGGCATTGTAGGAACCTTCGGTCATTTCGGCAGCTTAGGGCACTCAGGACACTTAATCGCTGGGTTGTCTGTTGTATTTCTAGTTTTTCTCTCAGCCTGCAGTTCTACCCTAATCCGCCCAGAACGAGATTGGGCGCGTGCCATTCATGTTGGGACAAATATTGCACTGTTGGTAGGATTTACCTGGGTTTCCTGGACGGGTTGGGAAGTTGTCCAGAAATACTTACCCTGA
- a CDS encoding DUF1830 domain-containing protein: MAQILDPLPPDNQNQQILCCYVNATSHIQIARITNIPNWYFERVVFPGQRLVFEALAKAQLEIHSGMMASAILSDTIPCDRLRVDDNDNAIEPPAPKASEVTTSKQPVETVKVELVNHNIRLSKETLTFATLG, encoded by the coding sequence ATGGCTCAAATCCTTGATCCTCTCCCACCTGATAACCAAAATCAACAAATTCTCTGCTGCTATGTGAATGCCACTAGCCATATACAGATCGCTCGTATAACAAACATTCCAAACTGGTATTTTGAGCGTGTTGTGTTTCCAGGACAGCGCCTGGTGTTTGAAGCCCTGGCTAAAGCTCAATTGGAAATTCACTCTGGCATGATGGCCAGTGCCATCCTTTCAGATACGATTCCCTGCGATCGTTTGCGTGTAGACGACAACGATAATGCCATAGAGCCTCCAGCACCTAAGGCTTCCGAAGTGACTACAAGTAAGCAACCGGTGGAAACAGTCAAAGTAGAACTCGTCAATCATAATATCCGATTATCAAAAGAAACTTTAACTTTTGCGACTCTGGGCTAG